Sequence from the Nitrospira sp. genome:
AGCTTACCCTTGAGACCCTCGGGCACGAATTTGGAGAGGATCACTCCGTAGCCATAGGCATTGGGCGTATGGAAGAGAAACACCCCTTTAGGCTTGAGGATGCGGCTGATTTCTCTGAACTGTTCGTCTGGATTGTCGAGATGCTCAACCACCATATTCGCAGTCACCAGATCGAACGCGCCACTTCTGAACGGCAGCTTCGTCACGTCGCCACGCAGTTTTTTGGAAATATTCGGGTGAGCCTTCAGCGAAGGCAAGTCGTAATCGATCCCAAAGATGGCCTTGCACGTTTTCACCAGCTGCCGTTCCTCATTAGCTCGCCAGCTTGGGAGAATTGCGTGCCCACAGCCAATCTCCACCCATTCGACGGACGGCGTGACGTACCGCTTCAGCGCCTCCTCATACCAATATTGGGAATAGCGAAGGGTTGGCGCAATAGCGCCTCTAAGCGTCCAATAGATGTTGAACAGCCGCGTTCGCAAGCTCATATCGATGCCGAACCTCCCTTGACCATTGGCGACTCCCCTGCGCTTTTGCACCACACCATGCGAGGCTATTGCGGGCGTCTGTCGACCGATACCATCTGTTTCACGAGCACATCACAGGCCTGTTTCATCATGGAAAAGCAGGCTTCAAAGTCTTCTATGGTCCCGCTGTACGGATCCGCAACCTCCCGCACTGTCTGGTCATAAAATTGTCGCAACAGAAACACTTTCCCTTTGGCCTGCGGGTACAATTTCACGAGACGATTGCGCTGCCGCCACTCCATCACAAGAATGAGGTCCGCCCCCTCCACCTGGTCTTTGTGTAGAGGCTGTGTCGCATGCTTATGAAGTGAGAGCCCCTTTTGCGTTCCGACGACCTGTGCGAGGGGATGTGCAGGCTTTCCGAAGGAGGTCTCAAGTCCAGCCGAGGAAACGGCAACCGGCAAGCCGTTCTTCTCTACCTCATGCTTGAGATACGCCTCCGCCAAAGGGCTGCGACAGATGTTCCCCTTGCACACCACTAAGATTGTGCGCGGTGGCGTGGGAAAGACTTGCTGATTCAGGAGCACTTGATACCGCCAGCGATTCAACACGTCATTGACGGCGTTCTTCATGGAACGCGCAAGACTTCGGGCAGGGGCAGATTCTACCTGAGACATTCCCACTCCTACGCTAACTTCAGATACCGCATGATTTCAAAACGGCTTGGTCCGAGATCGGTCAGCTGCTCCACCTCGTAAAACAGGTCTCGCTCGAAAAACCGGCAAAACGACAACACCGCTCGAAGCTTGGACGGAGCGTCCGGCGGGAGATTGAGCACTCGATCAGGCTTCCTCATTCGCATGACTAACTGATCTACATCACCTAACAACCATCGCGATTTCACGCCGATACGATATCCGTTCTGCGGCAAGACATCTATTTTCCCCATAGCCATATTGAGGAGGCGGAGAGGGAAATTCACGCCTGCATCTACGGCTAGTTGCAAAGACCCCCAAAATCTCCCGTTGACTTCCATCAAGAGAGGGGTGCCACTCACTGCATCGACCTTGAACTCCACCATCGCGACGCCGTGCCAGTTGACAGGCTGTA
This genomic interval carries:
- a CDS encoding class I SAM-dependent methyltransferase, which produces MSLRTRLFNIYWTLRGAIAPTLRYSQYWYEEALKRYVTPSVEWVEIGCGHAILPSWRANEERQLVKTCKAIFGIDYDLPSLKAHPNISKKLRGDVTKLPFRSGAFDLVTANMVVEHLDNPDEQFREISRILKPKGVFLFHTPNAYGYGVILSKFVPEGLKGKLIHLLEGREEHDVFPTHYKANTEAQVRALAQVNGFDVLQLDLIPTDAIFAMFPPLAALELLWIRLLMTGPFRNLRTNMIVALRKQK
- a CDS encoding low molecular weight phosphotyrosine protein phosphatase codes for the protein MSQVESAPARSLARSMKNAVNDVLNRWRYQVLLNQQVFPTPPRTILVVCKGNICRSPLAEAYLKHEVEKNGLPVAVSSAGLETSFGKPAHPLAQVVGTQKGLSLHKHATQPLHKDQVEGADLILVMEWRQRNRLVKLYPQAKGKVFLLRQFYDQTVREVADPYSGTIEDFEACFSMMKQACDVLVKQMVSVDRRPQ